In Synechococcus sp. HK05, one DNA window encodes the following:
- a CDS encoding glycosyltransferase family 2 protein — protein sequence MVAPDPLPLVGIVVPVYNDWSRLQLCLQAMARQTYPSERLRVRVVDNGSTDWPSQPSFPLPLEVIVHRHPGSYGARNQAALDWDVDVLAFTDADCQPDPDWIAAGVVALQWRAQPPKLVAGRIVLEPQAPGYPSPGEQLDQILGFDQARTVRRAGFGVTANLLVSQACFQNLEGFHRRTHSGGDREFCHRAVAAGAQLLFAGAAVVRHPARDWSELVRKQRRIVGGRLSLAGDHPFARLKVLAQSLRPLISESVRVGRYQPLGWRRRGLLLSLVWRLRLAVLLEWIRLQHQSRTPLR from the coding sequence ATGGTGGCGCCAGACCCGTTACCCCTGGTCGGCATCGTGGTGCCGGTTTACAACGACTGGTCTCGCCTGCAGCTCTGCTTGCAAGCCATGGCTCGGCAGACCTATCCATCCGAGCGGCTGCGGGTTCGCGTTGTGGATAACGGTTCCACCGACTGGCCTTCCCAGCCGAGTTTCCCGTTGCCGCTGGAGGTGATTGTGCACCGCCACCCCGGCTCCTATGGAGCCCGCAACCAGGCTGCATTGGATTGGGATGTGGATGTGTTGGCCTTCACCGACGCCGATTGCCAGCCCGATCCCGACTGGATTGCTGCCGGCGTGGTGGCGTTGCAGTGGCGAGCGCAGCCGCCGAAGCTTGTAGCAGGGCGGATTGTGCTGGAGCCGCAAGCTCCTGGCTATCCCTCACCCGGTGAGCAACTCGATCAAATCCTTGGTTTTGATCAAGCGCGCACGGTGCGTCGTGCTGGTTTTGGCGTGACGGCCAATTTGCTGGTGAGCCAGGCTTGCTTTCAGAATCTGGAGGGTTTCCATCGCCGCACCCATTCCGGCGGTGATCGTGAGTTTTGTCATCGCGCCGTTGCGGCTGGGGCCCAACTGCTGTTTGCGGGCGCCGCCGTTGTGCGCCATCCGGCCCGGGATTGGAGCGAATTGGTGCGCAAGCAGCGACGCATTGTGGGGGGGCGCTTGTCGTTAGCCGGTGATCACCCCTTCGCACGGTTGAAGGTGCTGGCTCAGTCGTTAAGACCTTTGATCTCTGAGAGCGTGCGTGTTGGCCGCTATCAGCCGCTCGGTTGGCGGCGGCGCGGGCTGCTGCTCAGTTTGGTGTGGC
- a CDS encoding sulfotransferase encodes MAILPDSLRSVIKRVVRGKPAPPPLPLAQRQLVLGLGAMKSGTTWLSDYLGGHPHFFHSPIKEMNTFASLYPDNPLYPGYIYKPGNAYRIWRMERIVLSYGVKPPRLDQTDAERERFDRLRALAQLGRITTTDAYLSFFAERLGNQLHFGEISPSYAHLPSKAYAQMASLTQDVRFIFLMRDPTDRAASHLRHARRRVDKDIELDDLLERVDSSSPIYIRSDYRYTLKTLRDLGLAERCRFLIYEDLFNQDCMDSLCDWLGLPRHEAVFDKRLNPGVGDALSEDQLLRLRDRLAPIYDDLRSDPAAASAASWRW; translated from the coding sequence ATGGCGATACTCCCCGACTCTCTGCGCAGCGTGATCAAGCGGGTTGTCCGCGGCAAGCCTGCTCCACCACCACTTCCCTTGGCTCAGCGCCAACTCGTGCTCGGGCTAGGGGCCATGAAGTCGGGTACGACATGGCTTTCCGACTATTTGGGCGGTCACCCTCATTTCTTTCACTCTCCGATCAAGGAGATGAATACCTTTGCCTCTCTCTATCCCGACAATCCTCTTTATCCCGGCTATATCTATAAGCCTGGAAACGCATACCGCATTTGGCGGATGGAGAGAATTGTTCTCTCCTATGGTGTGAAGCCTCCTCGGCTCGATCAGACTGATGCTGAGCGAGAGCGTTTTGACCGCCTGCGTGCCCTTGCGCAGTTGGGTCGCATTACAACGACCGATGCTTACCTGAGCTTTTTCGCCGAACGACTAGGAAACCAGTTGCATTTCGGTGAAATCTCACCGTCCTATGCGCATCTGCCCTCCAAGGCTTACGCCCAGATGGCTTCGCTGACGCAGGATGTGCGGTTTATTTTTCTCATGCGTGATCCGACGGATCGCGCGGCTTCGCATCTTCGCCATGCGCGGCGGCGTGTCGATAAGGATATTGAGCTCGACGATCTGCTGGAACGTGTTGATTCGTCCAGCCCGATTTACATTCGTTCTGATTACCGCTACACACTGAAGACGCTGCGCGATTTGGGTCTTGCTGAGCGCTGCCGCTTTCTGATTTATGAAGACCTCTTTAACCAAGACTGTATGGATAGTCTTTGTGATTGGCTTGGTCTCCCCCGCCATGAAGCTGTTTTTGACAAGCGACTGAACCCTGGCGTTGGCGATGCTCTGAGTGAGGACCAGTTGTTAAGACTGAGAGATCGACTGGCGCCGATCTACGACGACCTCCGCTCTGATCCCGCGGCCGCCTCGGCTGCGTCATGGCGCTGGTAA
- a CDS encoding glycosyltransferase: MLATADWDHPFWTNKQHVAMAMAQLGHRVLYVESVGLRPPRFEGQDLGRIWRRLRRGLKPPRRVAENIWVWSPLLIPAAHSGWKRELNRWLFSFWLEVWRRVLRFKADLLWTYNPLSGLLITLPQSHYQQLVYHCVDDLAAQPCMPAALIVQEEERLCRCSDQVFVTSLELLRTRSAFNARIRYDSNVADLDFFAQAREHRMPIASDLLALPKGPRLGFIGAVSAYKLDVDLLFELAKARPDCQIILIGRLGEGDPSTDLQRVESLPNVHFFGPRPYAELPCYLRGFDLALLPCPINDYTRSMFPMKFFEYMAAGVPIVSTELPALQDYGNLARLCRSRDDFIGAIDYLLGSKERRNQAVVPLSQIPEHCSYRGRTHLMMQVLDHLLAGV, encoded by the coding sequence TTGCTGGCAACGGCCGACTGGGATCATCCGTTCTGGACGAACAAGCAGCATGTAGCCATGGCCATGGCTCAACTGGGCCATCGTGTGCTGTACGTGGAATCCGTGGGTCTGAGGCCACCGCGCTTCGAGGGCCAGGATCTCGGCAGAATCTGGCGACGCTTACGCCGTGGTCTCAAGCCTCCCCGTCGTGTAGCGGAGAACATTTGGGTTTGGTCACCCCTGTTGATTCCTGCAGCGCATTCAGGCTGGAAGCGTGAGCTGAATCGTTGGTTGTTTTCTTTCTGGCTTGAAGTTTGGCGCCGCGTGCTTCGCTTCAAGGCTGATCTGCTTTGGACTTACAACCCGCTTTCGGGATTGCTGATCACACTGCCGCAATCCCACTATCAACAGCTTGTATATCACTGCGTGGATGATCTTGCGGCTCAGCCCTGCATGCCAGCCGCATTGATTGTGCAGGAGGAGGAGCGCCTTTGTCGCTGCAGCGACCAGGTGTTTGTGACCTCGCTTGAGTTGCTGCGAACCCGTTCGGCCTTTAACGCACGAATTCGTTACGATTCGAACGTCGCGGATCTCGATTTCTTCGCCCAGGCCCGTGAGCACAGGATGCCGATCGCATCTGATTTACTGGCGTTGCCAAAGGGGCCCCGTCTGGGTTTTATTGGAGCTGTTAGTGCCTATAAACTCGACGTTGATCTTTTGTTTGAGCTGGCGAAAGCTCGCCCCGATTGTCAGATTATTCTGATTGGAAGGCTTGGTGAAGGTGATCCATCAACCGACCTTCAGCGCGTGGAGAGCCTTCCAAATGTGCACTTCTTTGGTCCAAGGCCTTATGCGGAACTGCCTTGTTATCTGCGGGGTTTTGATCTGGCTCTGTTGCCATGTCCAATCAACGACTACACGCGCTCGATGTTTCCGATGAAGTTCTTTGAGTACATGGCTGCTGGTGTGCCGATCGTGTCAACTGAGCTGCCAGCCCTTCAGGATTATGGCAACCTTGCGCGCCTGTGCAGATCGCGTGATGATTTTATTGGAGCTATTGATTATTTGCTTGGTTCCAAGGAGCGGCGGAATCAAGCCGTTGTGCCCCTTTCTCAAATTCCAGAGCATTGCAGTTATCGTGGCCGCACTCACCTCATGATGCAGGTTTTAGACCATCTGCTGGCTGGCGTATGA
- a CDS encoding UvrD-helicase domain-containing protein, whose product MAQGFLAGLNDAQRRAVDHHVGPLLVVAGAGSGKTRALTHRIAHLIGQHGVDPAELLAVTFTNKAAREMKERLELLLAQKLAQSQFGQPWSTLPAVDQRQLRSRIYRDVIKDLWIGTFHALFARLLRFDIDKFRDPEGLTWTRQFSIYDEGDTQSLVKEIVTQELGLDPKRFEPKKVRWAISNAKNQGWMPEQLEADAGGQRGKLMAETYRRYRRALAANNALDFDDLLLLPVQLLRQNEEVRHYWHRRFKHVLVDEYQDTNRTQYELIKLLVADGRDPADFADWQGRSVFVVGDADQSIYSFRAADFTILMGFQDDFGDGAPDDATRTMVKLEENYRSTATILEAANALISHNTERIDKVLRPTRGDGELITLTRCDDEIAEAEAVVHRMRMLEAANPDLGWRDMAVLYRTNAQSRAMEESLVRWGIPYVVVGGLRFYDRREIKDILGYLKLLVNPADTVSLLRVLNTPKRGIGKTTIERLSDASNQLGIPLWDVVSDPEAVRSLGGRSAKGLLQFSELIRSLQARAETAPPSELVQVVMEQSGYLAELIAAGTDEAEDRRRNLNELVNAALQYQEENEEGSLDDFLASAALASDADSKDTEQDRVTLMTLHASKGLEFPVVFLVGLEQGLFPSYRSLDDPAAMEEERRLCYVGITRAKERLFLSHASERRLWGGMREPAVPSLFLSELPEELVQGDLPRSGGAALRRENRLDRLTRVDRAESERVRAGGDAAQPANAVRRRVAAGSGKVWAVGDRLIHSSFGEGHVTHLFGSGEKISIAVKFEGMGPKILDPRLAPIQPL is encoded by the coding sequence ATGGCGCAGGGGTTCCTTGCTGGACTGAATGATGCTCAGCGCCGAGCCGTTGACCATCACGTGGGTCCGTTGCTGGTGGTCGCTGGTGCGGGTAGCGGTAAAACGCGTGCGCTCACCCATCGCATCGCCCATCTGATTGGTCAGCATGGGGTGGACCCAGCGGAATTGTTAGCGGTCACCTTCACCAATAAGGCGGCTCGAGAGATGAAGGAGCGGCTGGAATTGTTGCTCGCCCAGAAGTTGGCTCAAAGTCAGTTTGGCCAGCCCTGGAGCACCTTGCCTGCGGTTGACCAGCGTCAGCTCCGCTCCAGGATCTATCGCGATGTCATCAAAGATCTTTGGATTGGTACGTTTCACGCGTTGTTTGCGCGCCTTTTGCGTTTCGATATCGATAAGTTCCGCGATCCAGAGGGTTTAACCTGGACTCGTCAATTCTCGATTTACGATGAAGGTGATACGCAGAGCCTGGTTAAGGAAATTGTCACGCAAGAACTTGGCTTAGACCCCAAGCGTTTTGAGCCCAAAAAGGTTCGTTGGGCCATTAGTAACGCTAAAAACCAGGGTTGGATGCCAGAGCAGCTCGAGGCTGATGCGGGTGGCCAGCGTGGCAAGCTCATGGCTGAAACGTATCGGCGTTATCGCAGGGCTCTCGCTGCCAACAATGCCCTCGACTTTGACGATCTATTGCTGCTTCCTGTACAGCTGCTGCGTCAGAATGAGGAGGTTCGTCATTACTGGCACCGCCGTTTCAAGCATGTTCTGGTGGATGAGTACCAAGATACGAATCGCACGCAGTATGAGCTGATCAAACTCCTTGTTGCCGACGGCCGTGATCCGGCCGACTTTGCAGACTGGCAAGGTCGTTCCGTGTTTGTTGTCGGGGACGCCGATCAAAGTATTTATAGCTTCCGAGCGGCCGACTTCACCATCCTGATGGGCTTTCAGGATGATTTCGGCGATGGAGCGCCGGATGATGCCACGCGCACCATGGTGAAACTGGAGGAAAACTACCGCTCCACTGCCACGATCCTGGAGGCGGCGAATGCGCTGATTTCTCATAACACAGAGAGGATTGATAAGGTCCTGCGGCCAACGCGTGGTGATGGTGAGCTCATTACCCTCACCCGTTGCGACGATGAGATTGCTGAAGCTGAGGCGGTTGTGCACCGCATGCGCATGCTGGAAGCCGCCAACCCCGATCTGGGCTGGCGCGATATGGCAGTGCTGTATCGCACGAATGCTCAGAGTCGTGCCATGGAGGAGTCGCTGGTCCGTTGGGGCATTCCTTATGTGGTGGTGGGGGGACTCCGCTTTTATGATCGACGTGAAATTAAAGACATTCTTGGTTATTTGAAATTGCTGGTGAATCCAGCCGATACGGTCAGCCTTCTCCGGGTGCTCAATACTCCAAAGCGCGGGATTGGTAAAACCACCATCGAGCGTTTGAGCGATGCATCCAATCAGCTCGGGATTCCTCTCTGGGATGTGGTGAGTGATCCCGAAGCGGTGCGTTCCTTGGGGGGGCGTTCTGCCAAAGGCCTTCTGCAATTCAGCGAGCTGATTCGTTCGTTGCAAGCCCGTGCGGAGACGGCGCCACCTTCGGAGCTGGTGCAAGTGGTGATGGAACAGAGCGGTTATCTGGCTGAGTTGATTGCTGCCGGTACGGATGAGGCCGAAGACCGCAGGCGCAACTTGAATGAATTGGTGAATGCGGCTCTTCAATACCAGGAGGAAAACGAAGAGGGGTCTCTCGATGATTTCCTGGCTTCTGCCGCTCTAGCCAGCGACGCGGACAGCAAAGACACAGAGCAGGATCGCGTCACGCTCATGACGCTGCATGCGAGCAAGGGGTTGGAGTTCCCTGTTGTGTTCTTGGTTGGGCTTGAGCAGGGTCTATTCCCCAGTTACCGCTCCTTGGACGATCCAGCGGCGATGGAAGAAGAGCGTCGTCTTTGTTATGTCGGCATCACCCGTGCCAAAGAGCGCTTGTTCTTATCCCACGCCAGTGAGCGCCGCCTCTGGGGTGGGATGCGTGAGCCGGCTGTGCCTTCCTTGTTTCTCTCGGAGTTGCCGGAAGAACTTGTGCAGGGTGACCTACCCCGCAGCGGTGGCGCTGCCCTGCGGAGGGAGAATCGTTTGGACCGTCTCACCCGCGTTGATCGTGCCGAGAGTGAGCGGGTTCGTGCTGGCGGAGATGCGGCACAGCCGGCCAATGCCGTGCGTCGTCGCGTTGCCGCTGGCTCCGGCAAGGTCTGGGCCGTGGGCGATCGATTGATCCATAGCTCCTTTGGTGAAGGGCATGTCACGCATCTGTTTGGCAGCGGCGAAAAAATCTCGATCGCCGTGAAATTTGAGGGGATGGGCCCCAAGATTCTCGATCCGCGCTTGGCGCCGATTCAGCCCCTATGA
- a CDS encoding CCA tRNA nucleotidyltransferase, protein MQIPEVPIALITALVQAAEGRRLALVGGAVRDLLLHHQHRDPWRGLPDLDLVVEGRAMELVERLPARLPPGSRCGFREHGSFGTVEVELQLPDAETWLLDVASARQELYPSPAENPLVSPGSLDDDLARRDFSVNAIALVLGAGSDGVVLLDPHHGQQDLAARRLRLLHANSLVDDPTRLIRAARYAARLCFELDPSAEQQARRVLQAWPWGWRPGALAQLVPAALGTRLRMELELLLEREPWLVALDRLQAWGGLVLLDPGLQRNRRWRLALLRATRWELPLLPVLIACAEDPVALAQRLQVPHRHQRWLKGVVQLRRHAAALPVEQLHGWTPAQWTAWIEQQPDPEHVVPLVLACGGLLRRPLLRWWLRWRHVQSATTAQELLASGLRPGPAIGERLRQLRAERLRDLECR, encoded by the coding sequence ATGCAGATCCCTGAGGTTCCGATTGCGCTGATCACAGCCCTTGTGCAAGCCGCGGAAGGCCGTCGGCTGGCACTCGTCGGTGGTGCTGTGCGGGATCTGCTCCTGCACCATCAGCACCGCGACCCCTGGCGCGGTTTGCCTGACTTGGATCTGGTGGTGGAAGGCCGGGCGATGGAGTTGGTGGAGCGCCTGCCAGCCCGGCTGCCGCCTGGCAGCCGCTGTGGCTTTCGGGAGCACGGCAGCTTTGGCACTGTGGAGGTAGAGCTGCAGCTGCCCGATGCCGAAACGTGGCTGTTGGATGTGGCCTCCGCCCGGCAGGAGCTTTACCCGAGTCCGGCCGAGAACCCGCTGGTGTCACCCGGCAGCCTCGATGACGATCTGGCTCGGCGCGATTTCAGTGTGAACGCCATTGCCCTGGTGCTGGGCGCCGGCTCCGACGGGGTTGTGCTGTTGGACCCCCATCACGGCCAGCAGGATCTGGCGGCGCGCCGCTTGCGCTTGTTGCATGCCAACAGCCTTGTCGACGATCCCACCCGGCTGATTCGGGCAGCCCGATATGCCGCTCGGCTTTGCTTCGAGCTGGACCCGAGTGCTGAGCAGCAGGCCCGCCGCGTGCTCCAGGCTTGGCCCTGGGGCTGGAGGCCAGGTGCGTTGGCGCAGTTGGTGCCCGCTGCTCTGGGGACGCGGCTGCGCATGGAGTTGGAGTTGCTGCTCGAGCGGGAGCCCTGGCTCGTGGCCCTCGATCGTTTGCAGGCATGGGGAGGATTGGTGTTATTGGATCCCGGGCTGCAGCGCAACCGCCGTTGGCGGCTGGCTTTGCTACGGGCCACGCGTTGGGAATTACCGCTGTTGCCGGTGTTGATCGCCTGTGCTGAGGACCCTGTCGCCCTGGCCCAACGCCTGCAGGTGCCCCATCGCCATCAGCGCTGGCTTAAGGGTGTGGTGCAGTTGCGTCGCCATGCCGCTGCACTGCCTGTAGAGCAGCTCCATGGGTGGACGCCGGCCCAGTGGACGGCTTGGATCGAACAGCAGCCGGATCCCGAGCATGTGGTGCCTTTGGTTCTTGCCTGTGGTGGGCTGTTGCGCCGGCCGCTGTTGCGTTGGTGGCTGCGCTGGCGGCACGTGCAATCCGCCACGACGGCCCAGGAGTTATTGGCGTCGGGCCTGCGGCCCGGCCCGGCGATCGGAGAGCGACTGCGTCAGTTGCGCGCCGAGCGTTTGCGAGACCTGGAGTGCCGGTGA